The segment GCATCACAGTTAATAGTGGGTGTTCTGTCTTACAACTTCAAGTCACAGGAAAATTGAGTTATGGCACCATCAGGTAATCAAAGTGcataaacattttgatttttaaactataaaattgGAGTTCAGATTTTGACAGATGAAAAAGTAATGGAAGTCTGACATCCCTGGAGACGAGAAAATTTTTTAACAGGACTTCTGGGCTGTTTGTGAAGTCTTCAGCAGCCACAGAGGAGGTGAAGGAAGGTTAAGAGGGACAGAGGCCTAGGATCCTGTCCCTTGTTTCAGTAGAGCAGAGCCACTTCCAACCAACTTCGATGTTTCGATAATCCTTTAAAAAGGTTTGATAACCAGTGCTATTGAGTAAAAGCACTGTAATTTCTAAAAGTCTCAAGAGCCTTAGAAATTATTGCAAGtgagggggcgcttgggtggctcagtcagtgagtgtccgactcttgatctgggctcaggtcatgatctcacagttgtgggagttcaagccctgcatggggctgtatactgacagcaagaagcctgcttgagactctccctctctctctgccctgccctgtttgcactctctctgtctctctcaaaataaataaataaacttaaaaaaaaaaaaaagaagaagaagaaagaatttattcCAAGTGCTAACAACAACATACCCGCAATATCTTGTCCAAGGTAAGAGCACCAATGGTTTCTCATGATCTCAATGGCATGTAGGTCATCCTTGGAGATGTCATTATTAATGATAAGGTGAATGCAGGGAATGATCAGCTCATTCATCACATTAATGCCCTCTGTTACAGAGTGGTCGTCGTTTGTTTCAAAGAGAGAAGCTGCCTTGGCATTCAGCTCCTATAGATAAAAGGCAGAGTGGGGGGCGGTGTCTGAAAAGGATAAATACCTATTTTAGAAGAGCCTAAACAAACGGTTCCCAAACTTTACTGCATATTGGAATTTCCtgggaattttaaaaactactgatgCCCCATCCTAGATACGCTGATTTGACTGGTATGCAGGTGACTGGGgcactgggatttttaaaagctcccaagGCGATTCTAATGTAGCAAAGTCTGTGACCCACTTACCTAAACTTACAAGTCCAGGTCTTGCTTAACACATGCTTCCACTAAAAGGCCTATTCAATGGCTCTCGATCTCCACTGAGCACCACAATCACCTGCAGAAGACATGCTGAtgccctgggcccctccccagagCCTCTGGTTTGACAGTCCAAGGAGGGAACGCTCCCTATGTCATTGTGATGCCTGCTGAATGCTGAGAGCCAGtgatggaaagaacccaaatcaCTGTTACCACCCACCTGCAGAAGCTGAGTAGGACATGCAAACTGTATTTGGTGATTTCAAACATAAAAGCATGGCTCTAATAAAATTCAGATCCATCAAATCTACAAGGCCCTTCTTTTAGCTTCAAAATGCCCTGCCACAACCTATAACTGATACGGAAATCAAGGtacaaatcagaaaatgaaaatcttgaGACGAATACACATCATGACTGAATCTCCTCCATCTGGTAGTAACAAGGCAGTGGCAGGAATGCTGGCCCAGCTCTTCCCGGGAAGGGCAATCCTGCTGGGTGTCAGGAAGACAAATGCAAGCTCACAATCAGAAGGCAAGCCACCCCTCTACAGATCTCTGAAGGACGAGCACTATATAAACCCTTGGATAGGCAGAGGGGATATGGGTCTGCCATTCCCCAGGACTGCCAAATGCAAAACAGGCGTATGACAGTGATATTAACAGAACAGcaggactaattttttttttttttttttttttaagtagacttcatgtccagcacagagcccaacatggggcttaaactcacaaccctgagatcaagagtcaaacagttaactgagccacccaggtgccccagcaggaCCAATTCTTataatttgtatctttaaaaaaaaaaaaacaaaaaacaaaactgcagtctcggggcacctgggtggctcggtgagttaagcgtccaactttggctcagatcatgatttcacagctcatgagtttcagccctgcatcgggctgtcggctgtcagcaaggagcccactgcggatcctctgtctccctctctctctgcccttcccctgctcatggtttctctctctcaaaaataaacataaaaaaaagggggagagggaggaggagtttCTTAGAAATCACCAAATTCTCATCTTTTAGCTTAGCAGGGAACATAGAAAAAACACTGCATTTCTTCAAGACACATCTATTACAGTCTTACGATGTGCCAGACACAGAGAAAACAGCTGAATAAGAAAAGGATCTGtgaggggtggctcagtgggtaaagcatgtaactcttgatctcagggttgtgagttcgagccccacgtttggtggggagatcacttaaaaaaaataaaatctttacaataaaacacacaaaaagaagtaAGAAAAGGGTCTGTGTTCAACGAACTCACAATCCACTAGAGAAGCAATGCAGTAAACCGTGTAATGCAGGTGTGCATAGAGGGCACAGAAAAAAGGATAACTGATTGTCATCCTAGCTTCTCTCGGGGGTTGAAGAAGAATTATATTCATTTAAGTGACCTAAAATAATCTGGCTCAGTGCACAACTACTCCTAACAGTTTAGAAAAATCTACAACCTACCcaaggttattttgttttttaagtcgtATTTCTTCACGGCTTCAAGGAGCAGAggtaaagacaagaaaataataaaaatcataaggCTTTACACAAACAGTACAAACCAGAAGGCACTTTCGTCGGTACAAAGCGATGACGGATTCCTTCACCCCCCGGCGGGGCCCCTTGGTCAGCAGGGCGGCATTGCTCTGGTAGGCATATACCAGGTAGGAGAGTGCCTCTTGGTACCTTAGAAAATGGTGGATAAATGACAGCTGAGTGctccttctttctccaaaatCTAGGGCTCAGGCCTCTCTGTTCCCCAGCACAAAAATTTCTGTAGCTCCAATTATGGAAAAATAACTGTCCTAAGGACAGAGGCAGCGTGGGATACTCTGACTGCAGCCAGTCTCTGCCCTTCTACAGACTGGCCAAGAGACCCAAGGCCAATCGTGAAACTTCCCtggctttccattttcttcaacTCTAAACCAGAGAAGGGGACTGCATGCTGACTAAGGTCCGTGACAACTCTAAACTTCATTTTCTGAGTTCATCTTTATCATAGAGAAAATCTGGCCATTACATCTTTTCACCAGTGTATCTATCACTACGTAAAGGATGAAAAACCACATGTGATGGTTAGTAAAACATTGGGAAAAGCAGAGGTGCCCTGCCACGTGGGACAAGGGAGGGAACACATGGCTATGGTTCTCTCTGTTCCCGGGTGGCCATCAGCAGGTAACAGTGCCCTGACCAACAATCCGAGAGACATAAAAGGCCAACATACTTTCCTTTTTGGTAGAGTTCCAGACCCGTGAGGAGATACACAGACACCTTTCGAAACAAACTATAATCCTCATGCCACTTCTGCAAAGGAATGACTACCGTTAGCGATGATGGTCACCAGGAACTTTCTCTACACTTCCCACCACACTAAGTTTTAAACtctatacaaatatttattgagcatgtatgGCCAGGCACAAACACAACAAACACAAAAGCTTTTCGATAATGATGTGTTCAATATTTACAACAAAAGCCCACTGCTGACCTTCATTTTCAGTGAGCTATTACTTCCCGAggaacagaaatatttatttcacaggAGCTTTAGagtttattattctcatttccaACACCCCTGTCAAAGTCCTGCGGTTCTGGTTTCAACAGATGCCTCTCAGGTTCTGACAAAACCGTGCGTGTGCAGGGGACACGGAAGGACAAGGCTGTTCCAGTCATTCAGAAGAGCACTTGAGCTCAGTGGGGTGCAGTGGGACCCCGTTAGGTGTCACAGAACACTGTTTTCCTTCTAACACACTGCTTTTTTGGGAAATTTGCAGTTATGTATGCATTTTTACGCACAGAAGTTTCATTTGGAATACAGAAATACCAGCAAACAGTATTATTTTACAAGAAACCAAACCATGAATCAAGAATTTTACTTCCTGGGTCCAAGGCTGGAGTAGGTATTAAACGGTAAGGAAGCATTAATTTACTCCAATAGAAGAATCGAACAAAGAAACCACCTACTCTGAGGGTTAGATCTCATTTATCCATTGGCACCCaattgtgggttttttggggggagcgGGTGGAGGTTAGTCAGTCTGTGATAACACAAAATTGTTACGTTTTGCCTCAAGAGTTGATGTTTTTGTTTAGCACACTTAAAGAGGAGACTTCACCTTGTACTCTTCCATATTCATGTCCTCTGGACCAATCTCCTGCAGCTTGGCCTGCGCCACCTTCATGATGCTGATGGACCTGGGTGGGCCGAGGTCAGAGAGCAGTGAGAGGCGTGGCCTTcccagcaggggtgggaggggctcgCGCCGGAAGCGGTGGGTGGTGCGCCTGCGCGTTTCCCTCCTCACCTTTCATCGTAGCTGAGATTTTTATCTGCAAACTGTTCCAGGAGGGTCCGTTCCACCACCCTCTTGGGCGCCTCATTTTGGAAAAAGTAGACAAGCACGTGCTGGAGCCGAGGGTCGCTGTGGGCCGTGGGCGTCTCCTTGGCCAGCTGGTAGAGCCTGGAGTACTCTTCGTGGAATGCCTGTTGACGACAAGGTCGGCAGTGAGCAGGGGGGGCGCTGTGGCCTTCCGCTCACACAACCCGATGCCTACGTTAGAGAGGTGTTGCAGAACTCCAAGAAGACTTGAAGGAGCTCCTACTGGGGAATTACAGAGGCAAGTGCGGAACCTGGGACTTGTCTGCCTGTCACGACGGCTAAAACTCGCCGTGGCACCGCAGACGCACTGTGCTCGTAAGAAATTTGTCTCTCGCATAAAATTCTAAGGAAAACGAGTATTTCGTTCTAATGAGTTTGGGCGTATCCTGGAGTTCCAaggacctgaattttaaaaattcacatgaatGCAATTTATTCAAGTACCTTATGTTTTACTCAGGTACCTTAAAAAGCAGGGCCTGCTTTCTTAGATCATCTTCTATCATGGCCCTCACACCACAGAGGCAGCTCTATTAATGGAGATCACCTAAGGACCACGACCGGCCCTCCAGGCTAGTTGTGATCCAGTTGGGCACAGCTTGCCAAGGCTGCGTTCACCCCGAGAGGGGGCGCTGTCGGTGGTGCAGTACCGGAAGTGGAGTTTTAGGtgttaaagaaaaacacacttcatcccatttttttttaccatctaaTAGAATTACGGCTCCATTATTATGATACTTGTGGTGTAAGgatattagattaaaaaaaaaaaaaaaacaaacagaggtACCTTAATAAGCCCTGCTTCAGACCCATCTCGGTCAAAGGTCTGACGGGCTTTAGCTATGGCCAGGATGACCCCTTGCATGGCAGGGCTCAGCATCACCTACCACAAGAAGGCACACAACAcggagagaaaaaggagagaagaaaagttcAAAAGAAGACTGAGTGACAGAGAGGCGAGTGGGCGGCTGAAGCGAAGCAGGGCAGCGTGCCCGTGGCCGGCCCAGATCTGCACACCTGCCCCCCATGCACACCCACAGCCCCGTCCCTGCACAGCATGTCGGGACTTTGCCCAAGACAGGCTGTTCCTATGTATTCTAATTTTGCGGATGAACTAAGATGGATATCTGAAAATATCTACAAATGGCGACTGCTGAAGAATCAAGTTAAATTACAGGTCTCCCAGGGGAAGTGTCTGCAGTGAGAATTCCAATTTTGTTCTGTAATCTGGGTGTGTGTTCCAGTACACAAATATTCTAGAGTTtaactaaaaatgtttaaatgttttacacTTAAGACACTCAAAATTAGGCGATATGCTAATATGACTTTATAAAATCAAACGCTTTCAAAGATTTCGAGGGACAGGGTTCATGACTGCTAATGTGCAGTGACAACTCCAAAGGGGATGAACCATAAATAACGTGGGATCCAAAGCTTCTTCCAAAAGCTTTGGAATCAAAAACAACTTCGATTCACATTTGTTTTGCTCACTATACACCATTGCAAGTTTGATATTTGGGCAGAAAAAAATGGGCTAATACTACCAAAGACAAAGCCTCCTAATTGaaaaggccatttttttttttcctcataatacCAAAAAAGGAATTAAACACTACCTTTCTGAGCCACTAGACCCTGCAGGGGCCTCAGTGAGTATATGCCTGGGTAGATACACACCAGGGGCAGCGGACAGCAGGCAAAAGGCTCCAAGGCTCTCTTTTAAAGAACAGTAGCTAAGGTCAAAACCAGATAGGCCCTCTTGTTCGTTAGTTGTTTCAATTAGGAATATTTGTTTCAATATGAACTACTGCCAAACACCTTAAAAAAGTAGATTCGGTCACATGGGGAGGCAACAGAAGAGCAGCGACACACAGCTGAATCCTGCACTCATCGCTGTACCTCCTCATCATATCCATCTGCGTCCGCTCTAACCAGAATCCTTCCCACACTAGGAATCTCGACTTCAGAGGCCTCAGAGTCAGGCTGGGCAGCAGACTCTGTGTCACCAGCCTTTGGGGGCTGCTCAGTCTGCCCTGCGGGGTTTGTTTCCGGGGACATGGGCTTCTCGGGCTCAACTTCCTGAAGCTGTGGCagcaggatggggagaaagagtaagagaaaacaggagaaataaagagGGGGTGGTTAAAcggagcagagacacagaataatGGAAAGGTGGGGAACGGTGGCAATTCCGGCTGGCAGCAGGCGCCATCGACGTCCTCACCTCGTTCAGCGCGGCTTCCACGCCGCCCCGCTCATAGGCGTGTGCTGTGTTGGCAATCGCCTGCGCCGTCTGCTCCTTTGCGATCACAGCGTGCTCAGAAGACAAACAGCGGACCCCATGGGAAGAGGCTACTGAGGGCTCTGATAAAGAATGGCACAAAGGAATCAGCATCTGATGATAAGCAATGTCTAGAACACTCTGTAAAAAGGCAAGCAAAACAGACACGGAGTTTCATTTACAGCCCTTCTAATGGGCCTTTAAAAAACTAACCCTGTGCAAATTTCCCCTCGGAACTAGGGACTCGAAGAGGTATCTACTTCAACGAGAGCCCACAGGTGGTTCTGTAGAATTTAATGTGCTCCCAACTTTGTCCTGTTTCTTGATGTCGAGGAGCCTTACCACAAACTGCTGCTGGTTAGAAGAGAATGCCCTTGGAGAACCCTCATTAATCCCATCATACCTTCTCCTACAACCCAGGAAACATTGAAAACTGAACAGACTGAAAGTACAGGGAGCTGGTCTTTCTGATATTCTTTTTGCTCATCAGGAAAGACATTCTGAAGCCACAAGCTGTTCTGTGAGGTTGTGCAATACCCACGACATGTGAACTATACATCGTGCAGACTGGATGCTACTGGATCACTGGCTTGCGTGCCCTTCACCGATAcctggggatgtggagaaatcctGGGACACTGAGCTGCTGGACGATTCCATCTGAGGGATTTTGCAGGACTGTTCTTCTTCCCACTCCTCGACCTCCTGCTCAAACCTCCAGTTATCTTCCTGAATGTAATGCTTCAGTTCAACAGACAGGGCATCCACTTCTCCCAACATCTGATCTGATTCAATTGGGGCTGCCTCTGAGTCAAGCGCAAAGACAGAGTTAAAAGAGAGTGCCATCCAGCAAAAGGTCACCAGGAATCAGAAGGtcctttctaggggcacctgggtggcgcagtcggttaagcgtccgacttcagccaggtcacgatctcgcggtccgggagttcgagccccacgtcaggctctgggctgatggctcagagcctggagcctgtttccgattctgtgtctccctctctctctgcccctcccccgttcatgctttgtctctctctgtcccaaaaataaataaacgttgaaaaaaaaaaagttaaaaaaaaaaaaagaaggtcctttctagaaagaaggaaaataagacacTCGGTCTTTTTTCTTACTCCatgtgaaaaatacatacatacattcataatCCAACAGAAGTAAGGACAGTATAAAGCCAACAGTCACAGCACACCAATAAGTGTACCTGGAAGATTAACAGGTAGGCATACACTGAATAtctgttgaatggatggatgaataaagagtAAGAATTTGGAATAGAGGCCAATCACTGGCAAAATAGCAGGAACGGACCAAACATTTCTTGGAAATCCGGAAAATCGTTAGATCCAATGGAAATTTCAAGCTGAACAGTTTTATCAATGTAAACAGTACAACTACTGTTGATAAGAATGTCCATCTATGGGTGCCTAGacactcagtcggttgag is part of the Felis catus isolate Fca126 chromosome D1, F.catus_Fca126_mat1.0, whole genome shotgun sequence genome and harbors:
- the USP28 gene encoding ubiquitin carboxyl-terminal hydrolase 28 isoform X12, producing the protein MVEGDIDLLPSDHSVKYGQERWFTKLPPVLTFELSRFEFNQSLGQPEKIHNKLEFPQIIYMDRYMYKSKELIRSKRECIRKLKEEIKVLQQKLERYVKYGSGPARFPLPDMLKYVIEFASTKPASESSTSQSDHVTLPLSSVHCPVSDLASKESTSKESPSQDVEGTFSSPEDSLPKSKAMNKPFTSSRSSMEMPAQPAPRTVTEDEINFVKTCLQRWRSEIEQDIQDLKNCIASTTQTIEQMYCDPLLRQVPYRLHAVLVHEGQANAGHYWAYIYNQPRQVWLKYNDISVTESSWEELERDSYGGLRNVSAYCLMYINDKLPHFNAEAAPIESDQMLGEVDALSVELKHYIQEDNWRFEQEVEEWEEEQSCKIPQMESSSSSVSQDFSTSPEPSVASSHGVRCLSSEHAVIAKEQTAQAIANTAHAYERGGVEAALNELQEVEPEKPMSPETNPAGQTEQPPKAGDTESAAQPDSEASEVEIPSVGRILVRADADGYDEEVMLSPAMQGVILAIAKARQTFDRDGSEAGLIKAFHEEYSRLYQLAKETPTAHSDPRLQHVLVYFFQNEAPKRVVERTLLEQFADKNLSYDERSISIMKVAQAKLQEIGPEDMNMEEYKKWHEDYSLFRKVSVYLLTGLELYQKGKYQEALSYLVYAYQSNAALLTKGPRRGVKESVIALYRRKCLLELNAKAASLFETNDDHSVTEGINVMNELIIPCIHLIINNDISKDDLHAIEIMRNHWCSYLGQDIAENLQLCLGEFLPRLLDPSAEIIVLKEPPTIRPNSPYDLCSRFAAVMESIQGVSTVTVK
- the USP28 gene encoding ubiquitin carboxyl-terminal hydrolase 28 isoform X13 translates to MRWFTKLPPVLTFELSRFEFNQSLGQPEKIHNKLEFPQIIYMDRYMYKSKELIRSKRECIRKLKEEIKVLQQKLERYVKYGSGPARFPLPDMLKYVIEFASTKPASESSTSQSDHVTLPLSSVHCPVSDLASKESTSKESPSQDVEGTFSSPEDSLPKSKAMNKPFTSSRSSMEMPAQPAPRTVTEDEINFVKTCLQRWRSEIEQDIQDLKNCIASTTQTIEQMYCDPLLRQVPYRLHAVLVHEGQANAGHYWAYIYNQPRQVWLKYNDISVTESSWEELERDSYGGLRNVSAYCLMYINDKLPHFNAEAAPIESDQMLGEVDALSVELKHYIQEDNWRFEQEVEEWEEEQSCKIPQMESSSSSVSQDFSTSPEPSVASSHGVRCLSSEHAVIAKEQTAQAIANTAHAYERGGVEAALNELQEVEPEKPMSPETNPAGQTEQPPKAGDTESAAQPDSEASEVEIPSVGRILVRADADGYDEEVMLSPAMQGVILAIAKARQTFDRDGSEAGLIKAFHEEYSRLYQLAKETPTAHSDPRLQHVLVYFFQNEAPKRVVERTLLEQFADKNLSYDERSISIMKVAQAKLQEIGPEDMNMEEYKKWHEDYSLFRKVSVYLLTGLELYQKGKYQEALSYLVYAYQSNAALLTKGPRRGVKESVIALYRRKCLLELNAKAASLFETNDDHSVTEGINVMNELIIPCIHLIINNDISKDDLHAIEIMRNHWCSYLGQDIAENLQLCLGEFLPRLLDPSAEIIVLKEPPTIRPNSPYDLCSRFAAVMESIQGVSTVTVK